One Plasmodium cynomolgi strain B DNA, chromosome 12, whole genome shotgun sequence genomic region harbors:
- a CDS encoding hypothetical protein (putative) has translation MKGDTQTNYHFSVKNVNFFKSALALLSVDDSKGSNSIVRKGTTNQGEVENCILFNLFGDGLMLRSWSKCKQIYCFLFLDSDCFTSYGIGDNGDKHWERHGEKRRRRTSDSSAGEKNAPCGCHHSSAPSEGACSRCHTPKAKRCKREYKQTYSEEDSHEDDTNSVNSDNLYTTHAINMENNNLIKLKAVSPLKVKPKESNKREEENEDEYFIRKKIYEKIDEEKNNSNMEFLVCQYELLRAMEFLDPILLNIKFDYPNRKLILHLTDEDGDTSETFVRIIVDYYYEISKLEKYTFLQNDYNFFSILSATFSFYLDYLIKSSDQYITFYITEYCNDSTTVLKMETKNKNYQRSVQLMPKENFQDFKSSKSQMYTDGSRVTRETCRAITHVYTHLGRQRPSHMLTPFRRFKYRIRDLSKINQALSKAKKRKQN, from the exons ATGAAGGGGGATACCCAAACGAACTACCACTTCTCCGTGAAAAACgtaaatttcttcaaaagcGCTTTGGCCCTTCTGAGCGTAGATGACAGTAAAGGTAGTAACTCGATCGTGAGGAAAGGGACAACCAACCAGGGGGAGGTCGAAAATTGTATTCTGTTTAATCTGTTTGGTGATGGGTTAATGTTAAGGAGCTGGTCTAAGTGCAAACAGATATActgttttttgttcctcGATTCGGACTGCTTTACTAGCTACGGCATTGGGGATAACGGGGATAAGCACTGGGAGAGGCACGGGGAGAAGCGTCGGAGAAGAACAAGTGACAGCTCCGCAGGAGAGAAGAATGCCCCATGTGGGTGCCATCATTCAAGTGCCCCTTCCGAAGGTGCATGCAGTAGATGCCACACCCCTAAGGCGAAACGTTGCAAACGGGAATATAAGCAAACGTATAGCGAGGAAGACAGTCACGAAGATGATACGAACAGCGTAAATTCAGACAATCTATACACTACCCATGCCATAAATATGGAGAATAATAACTTGATAAAACTGAAGGCAGTGTCTCCACTAAAGGTTAAACCTAAGGAGAGTAACAaaagagaggaagaaaatgaggaCGAGTATtttattcgaaaaaaaatttatgaaaaaatcgatgaagagaaaaataacagcAACATGGAATTTCTCGTCTGTCAATACGAACTACTCAGAGCAATGGAATTTTTGGACccaattcttttaaatatcaAATTTGATTACCCTAATcggaaattaattttacatcTGACTGATGAAGATGGAGACACATCTGAGACCTTCGTGAGAATTATTGTCGACtattattatgaaataaGCAAGTTAGAAAAATACACCTTTCTACAAaatgattataattttttttctatcctttctgccactttttccttttacctGGACTACTTAATTAAGAGCAGCGATCAGTacattactttttatataactgAATATTGCAACGATAGCACCACTGTGCTTAAAATG gaaacgaaaaataaaaactacCAACGGTCCGTTCAGCTCATGCCGAAGGAGAACTTCCAGGATTTTAAGAGCTCAAAAAGTCAAATGTACACCGATGGAAGCAGAGTGACGAGAGAGACGTGCCGTGCGATTACTCACGTGTACACACACCTAGGTAGGCAACGTCCATCCCATATGTTGACCCCCTTTCGCAGATTCAAGTACCGGATAAGGGACTTATCAAAAATTAACCAGGCTCTCAgtaaggcgaaaaaaaggaaacaaaactga
- a CDS encoding U3 small nucleolar ribonucleoprotein protein IMP3 (putative) yields the protein MRKLKYHEQKLLKKVNLYDWKRTRNVREVKVLRKYVVQNREDYTKYNKICGYITKLVSKLRLLPDDDEFRIKMTSELLDKLYDMGVINCKSSLAERRLAVILFRQKFVQTIQLAITYIQHGNVRVGNNVINNPAFHINRNLEDHIKWADGSKIVKHIQRHQNNRDDYELLGN from the exons ATGCGTAAACTGAAGTACCACGAGCAGAAGCTGCTCAAAAAGGTGAACCTGTACGACTGGAAGAGGACCCGAAATGTGCGCGAGGTGAAAGTCTTGAGGAAGTACGTAGTTCAAAACAGAGAGGACTACACcaagtataataaaatatgtggCTACATAACAAAATTAGTTTCCAAACTGAGGTTATTGCCAGACGATGATGAATTTAGGATCAAAATGACCAGCGAGTTGCTAGACAAGCTATACGACATGGGGGTAATAAATTGCAAATCCAGTTTAGCTGA AAGGAGATTAGCTGTAATtttgttcaggcaaaaatttgttcaaacCATACAGCTAGCCATTACGTACATTCAGCACGGAAATGTGCGGGTTGGAAATAACGTAATTAACAATCCAGCTTTCCATATTAACAGAAATTTAGAAGACCATATTAAGTGGGCCGATGGGTCCAAAATTGTAAAGCACATACAGAGGCATCAGAACAACCGGGACGACTATGAGCTCCTTGGCAATTGA
- a CDS encoding hypothetical protein (putative): KVRLNDFQEECQRVKRRLRGGAAQVGNPGEPISKETKATSLYDPLIEALHSGIRSPNVGEIINHIVNQNCKNWQQKVDLESIRKEAHNTKKERILNRTKCYVEWLPRTEKNPFSKYQIISKLKKKTLSKTFKLVCDFNNSLLKGVYINQNLINTLYVEEAKRDLLEFSSLQCLSSNETFIISVSFYHPIRGIKIAEYEILSCQTLADLTDVFFCFDSSNYGLPQFDGSVYYIDGVLYPDLRSPNALDYSACILDFYKKKKDNNFIRPPYKIMQHKAVISQMEIPLYQRCCFLHQGNCEHRIIFNNIREYNSLRDGDFSKYPLRTFKPNIAKKLCVCCHKNVAQKIVLDCYLLKENPSFVCNCCFDLFLLDREGNPVDAIMKHFEYIDEV; the protein is encoded by the coding sequence AAAGTTCGGCTGAACGATTTTCAGGAAGAATGTCAGAGGGTGAAGAGGCGGCTACGAGGGGGAGCAGCCCAGGTAGGAAACCCCGGCGAGCCCATTTCCAAAGAAACCAAAGCCACATCATTGTATGACCCCCTCATAGAGGCACTACACTCCGGAATTCGAAGTCCCAACGTGGGAGAAATAATAAACCACATAGTAAATCAAAACTGTAAAAATTGGCAACAGAAAGTAGATTTAGAGTCAATAAGAAAAGAAGCAcataacacaaaaaaggagagaataCTAAATAGAACCAAATGCTATGTGGAGTGGTTACcaagaacagaaaaaaatccatttaGCAAATATCAGATAATatctaaattaaaaaagaagacccTTTCGAAAACCTTCAAACTTGTTTGCGACTTTAATAACTCTTTACTGAAGGGGgtatatataaatcaaaatttaattaatacaCTTTATGTGGAAGAGGCAAAGCGTGACCTGCTTGAATTTTCTTCTCTGCAATGCTTGAGTTCAAATGAAACGTTCATAATATCAGTGTCCTTTTACCACCCGATAAGGGGTATAAAAATAGCTGAGTATGAAATTTTGTCATGTCAAACTTTGGCGGATTTGAcagatgtttttttttgttttgattCTTCAAATTATGGTTTGCCCCAATTTGATGGATCTGTGTACTACATTGATGGAGTGCTGTACCCTGATTTGAGATCGCCAAACGCGCTGGACTACTCAGCATGCATATtagatttttacaaaaaaaaaaaagataacaaTTTTATTCGACCCCCATATAAGATAATGCAACATAAGGCTGTCATCAGCCAAATGGAAATCCCGCTGTACCAAAGGTGCTGCTTCCTACATCAAGGGAATTGTGAGCatcgaattatttttaataacattCGAGAATATAATAGCTTGCGTGATGGGGACTTTTCCAAGTACCCCCTCAGGACATTCAAACCGAATATTGCAAAGAAGCTTTGCGTGTGCtgtcataaaaatgtggCGCAGAAAATTGTCCTCGATTGTTATCTCTTGAAGGAAAATCCATCCTTTGTCTGCAACTGCTGCTTTGATTTGTTTCTGCTCGATCGGGAGGGTAATCCCGTGGACGCAATTATGAAGCATTTCGAATACATCGACGAGGTG
- a CDS encoding hypothetical protein (putative) has protein sequence MRDHLKNNSEEYQKLLLSASIKREAKQNEENKNAKKQPCGNNDNNDFIIYMEFKFENLILSRYLFDIRDELGTPIRNSVQITRFIIMRSENHIMGTCVSNRIILCYRNDKETTTILRRLREELKKKYSICLTDEKNEESNSNEIDKCLLSYIIQFTLVCKYVECGKWVHIWDNMDTIIESKFCGNHSSKYFNCIGFKFHILNTNYRVASQKKNSIHLVQMHLKIMLSMYKVLPLVEEQICENMFVYCLPRCSMRATILDVLDTSDEKVEEQNFNYKDYWFNVHGYVLNQNALKKIVKVKLYKGIFNYPQGVLLRDNIYKLNVAVKNDPFFYVCHFLNTFELLKGAEIKLLSFSECDEAGENIYDDFFPPQNNRKRVKKEQGEGKVDQVDKGDKADKGDKADKDDKADKDDKDGKANKDDTHDKGDDLEFYAKLNRICKHKFEGINFSQSMSQSNRLQKTHDNSYHLYGNTLTTSGVSINLDFSKNKKSGSGERDSSKRDLDAFLRESALAYYAREVDHPQRPVQHESRQRPVQHESRQRPVQHESRQRPVQHESREHPVQNAPRQHPAQHEPLPKPDCSARNAPPRSTDDLVHRTKKQGTTVVHTTDHPNSHAEKKRAQLGGEAYTMGNPNQSNQLDKYLHSVAKSYNSVEGNNPNHMTEFNMFENVNPQIIFSKDFENFLDNLEEAALYQENPQSLLPSVNFEQREEKRPNFPITSSPLRQQKEDRTQVKKTHKMT, from the exons atgagagacCATTTGAAAAACAATTCCGAAGAGTACCAGAAGCTACTCCTATCAG CTTCCATAAAGAGAGaggcaaaacaaaatgaagaaaataaaaatgcaaaaaagcaACCGTGTGGTAACAATGACAATAATGATTTTATCATATACATGGAATTTAAATTCGAAAATTTAATCCTTTCTAGGTATCTATTTGACATCAG GGACGAGCTGGGGACGCCGATCCGGAACAGCGTGCAGATAACAAGGTTCATCATCATGAGGAGCGAAAACCACATCATGGGGACGTGCGTATCCAACAGAATCATCCTCTGCTACAGGAACGATAAAGAGACCACGACCATACTACGCAGACTTAGagaggagttaaaaaaaaaatactccaTATGTCTAAccgatgaaaaaaacgaggAGAGTAACTCCAACGAGATAGACAAATGCCTCCTCTCATACATCATCCAATTTACTCTAGTATGTAAGTATGTAGAATGTGGGAAGTGGGTTCACATATGGGATAATATGGATACTATCAttgaatcaaaattttgtggaAATCATTctagtaaatattttaactgCATAGGTTTTAAGTTCCACATATTAAATACCAATTACAGagtagctagccaaaaaaaaaattctatacATCTCGTACAGATGCACTTAAAGATTATGTTAAGTATGTATAAGGTACTTCCCCTGGTAGAGGaacaaatttgtgaaaatatgTTCGTGTATTGTCTACCTCGGTGTTCCATGAGGGCTACCATTTTAGATGTCCTTGACACTTCCGACGAAAAAGtggaggaacaaaatttcaATTACAAAGACTATTGGTTCAACGTACATGGTTATGTGTTAAACCAAAATGCtctcaaaaaaatagttaaggTGAAGCTCTACAAAGGAATATTTAACTACCCACAAGGGGTTCTCTTAAGGGacaatatatacaaattaaaCGTAGCTGTAAAGaatgacccttttttttatgtctgccattttttgaataCTTTTGAGTTGTTAAAAGGAGCAGAGATCAAATTGTTGAGCTTTTCCGAATGTGATGAAGCAGGGGAAAATATCTACGAcgattttttcccacctcagaataatagaaaaagggtaaaaaaggaacaaggGGAAGGTAAGGTTGATCAGGTTGATAAGGGTGACAAGGCTGATAAGGGTGACAAGGCTGATAAGGATGACAAGGCTGATAAGGATGATAAGGATGGTAAGGCTAATAAGGATGATACGCATGATAAGGGTGATGACCTCGAATTTTATGCGAAACTGAATCGAATTTGtaaacacaaatttgaaggGATCAACTTTTCTCAATCAATGTCGCAGTCGAATAGGCTACAAAAAACACATGACAATTCGTACCACCTGTATGGGAATACTTTAACTACCTCGGGGGTGTCAATAAATTTggatttttccaaaaacaaaaaaagtggtaGCGGCGAGAGGGACTCCTCCAAAAGGGACTTGGACGCCTTTCTGAGGGAGTCTGCGCTGGCCTACTACGCTAGAGAAGTGGATCACCCCCAGCGCCCCGTTCAGCATGAGTCGAGACAGCGCCCCGTTCAGCATGAGTCGAGACAGCGCCCCGTTCAGCATGAGTCGAGACAGCGCCCCGTTCAGCATGAGTCGAGAGAGCACCCCGTTCAGAATGCACCACGACAGCACCCCGCTCAGCATGAGCCGCTCCCCAAACCCGACTGCAGCGCAAGAAATgctcccccccgcagcaCAGATGACCTGGTCCACAGAACGAAAAAACAAGGCACCACCGTAGTGCACACCACGGATCATCCGAACAGTCACGCAGAGAAGAAAAGGGCACAACTTGGCGGTGAAGCTTACACCATGGGGAATCCAAACCAAAGCAATCAATTGGATAAATACCTGCACAGTGTTGCAAAGAGTTACAACTCCGTGGAGGGAAACAATCCCAATCATATGACCGAGTTTAACATGTTCGAAAATGTAAATCCACAGATCATATTTTCCAAAGATTTTGAGAACTTCCTAGACAATCTTGAAGAAGCTGCGCTGTACCAGGAGAACCCTCAGTCCCTCCTACCCTCAGTCAATTTTGAAcagagggaggagaagcgacCTAATTTTCCCATAACCAGCTCGCCACTCCGCCAACAAAAGGAAGACCGCACGCAGGTCAAGAAGACGCACAAAATGACGTAG
- a CDS encoding 60S ribosomal protein L27 (putative) yields the protein MGKLLKPGKVVIMLNGRRAGKKAIIINTYESQTRERPYSYCLVAGIEKHPLKVTKKMSKRKIMKRSKVKAFVKYINVNHILPTRYQVANDFDIKSLASDDVLRSKNKKKEVKKLGKIFRDKFLDPINKKTGEVSKDISFLHKKLYF from the exons atgggaaaatt aCTCAAGCCAGGAAAAGTTGTTATCATGTTGAATGGACGTAGAGCAGGAAAGAAGGcgataattataaatacgTATGAAAGTCAAACGAGGGAGAGACCCTACAGCTATTGCCTCGTTGCGGGAATTGAAAAGCACCCTCTGAAGGTgaccaaaaaaatgtcaaagaggaaaattatgaagagaTCAAAGGTTAAGGCATTTGTAAAGTACATTAACGTGAATCACATTCTCCCAACGAG ATACCAAGTGGCCAACGACTTTGACATCAAAAGTTTAGCATCGGACGACGTTTTAAGATccaagaataaaaagaaggaagttaaaaagttgggaaaaatatttagagATAA ATTCTTAGACccaattaacaaaaaaactgGTGAAGTTTCCAAAGACATTTCATTCTTGCACAAGAAATTATACTTCTGA
- a CDS encoding 30S ribosomal protein S10 (putative): protein MNVRLGILFLILHCAYGRSTALRVAPEGMAAFLRAVPKKHTLTKNARVYNNLEKVNTHIKDLDILNKWKENYHLRIILNSYFSDHLQKAVLNVKEKISQYPQFIIAGPIPQKTIKKRFTFLRSPHVDKDSREQFEIKQYGCKLDIFLNSSISLKSNEFTDFLSVKLPRFVGFEYYFEENYKGLKKGEIQNLKKKKYVSKYYTNLLNAKEKKKIVQLLLENSKYMNVRLPRNVHDLYKFPLHILQHYYKKTMEKKKWYHENEDLMKKIESLSFD, encoded by the exons atgaacgtACGCTTGGGGATCCTCTTTCTGATATTACACTGTGCCTACGGGAGAAGCACCGCCTTGAGGGTAGCCCCCGAAGGAATGGCAGCCTTTTTGAGGGCAGTCCCCAAGAAACACACCTTAACGAAGAACGCTCGAGTTTACAACAAC TTAGAGAAAGTCAACACACATATAAAAGATTTGGATATTTTAAACAAGTGGAAGGAAAACTACCACCTGCGAATCATCCTTAACTCGTACTTTTCGGACCACCTGCAGAAGGCTGTCTTAaatgtgaaggaaaaaatcagTCAGTACCCACAGTTTATCATTGCTGGTCCGATTCCACAGAAGACGATAAAAAAGAG ATTCACCTTCCTGAGATCACCCCACGTGGATAAGGACAGCAGGGAGCAATTCGAAATAAAGCAGTACGGATGCAAATTGGATATTTTCCTTAACTCCTCAATCAGCTTGAAGAGCAACGAGT TCACCGATTTCCTATCTGTGAAGCTGCCCCGGTTCGTGGGCTTCGAGTACtactttgaagaaaattacaaaggcctcaaaaagggggaaattcaaaatttaaaaaaaaaaaaatatgtcagTAAATACTACACTAATTTGTTAAACgccaaggagaaaaaaaaaattgttcagttGTTGTtggaaaattcaaaatacATGAATGTGAGGCTTCCAAGAAACGTTCACGATTTGTACAAATTCCCCCTACATATACTGCAGCACTATTACAAaaa aaccatggaaaagaagaaatggtaTCACGAGAATGAAGACTTGATGAAAAAGATCGAGTCCCTTTCATTTGACTAA
- a CDS encoding hypothetical protein (putative), with product MGNKLCCINNDLQNSKSSIDIYKYDPREIYGDYDDWTLESWIDKYKNGNSIKVAFPDGNEIQCHFKIFLKEKCFELSLDNKVRVIKFNDINCILHRNSCESLLESEQNLLKSPKVIGIRLISTLKAIAFAMDSPGEARMFYEFIEKYCLNDTERERKNIERENKDIERENKDIERKVPRYA from the exons ATGGGAAACAAACTGTGCTGCATTAACAACGACTTGCAAAACAGCAAGTCGAGcatagatatatataaatatgacCCGAGAGAAATATACGGAGATTATGACGACTGGACATTAGAGAGCTGGATCGACaagtacaaaaatggaaactcAATTAAGGTAGCCTTTCCAGATGGTAATGAAATTCAGTGCcactttaaaatttttctcaagGAAAAATGTTTTGAGTTATCCCTGGACAATAAAGTTCGAGTTATCAAATTTAATGACATAAATTGTATACTTCACAGAAACAGCTGCGAATCGTTATTAGAGtcagaacaaaatttattaaagtCCCCGAAGGTCATAGGCATCCGCTTAATAAGTACACTTAAGGCCATTGCGTTTGCCATGGACAGCCCAGGAGAGGCAAGGATGTTTTACGAATTTATAGAAAAGTACTGCCTAAATG ATACCGAgcgggaaaggaaaaacatcGAGAGGGAAAACAAAGACATCGAGCGGGAAAACAAAGACATCGAGCGGAAAGTTCCCCGGTACGCATGA